ATCAGCAGTTAATTATCTACTTTAGAAATATTCTTATTGCCAGTTGAAAAGATGGCTTCTTTAATGGCTTCTGCCTCTTGTAACTAAAGACTTAGCCATTTCAAACTGATGTGCAGTTAAGTTAAAACAAACTTGGTTAGACTTTGCCttttttctcagtctttctgATTTTGGTTGAAGTGTGGGCTCTATTTCACTTCCGTGTAAAACACTTTCCAGTCATCATATCCTACATAGAAATTGAATTGAAAAAGTAGATGCTTTCTGCTTTGGATCTTGACAATTGGTTAAATTAGCTCATGTTGACTGACTGTTGGTAATCAGCTGTGTATGTGGTTGCTCTTAGCACGCTTGAGCCTCTTGGAGTGAGTTTGGCCCTTTTCTGTTGAGTCTTGAGGTGGTGAATGTCTCCCACCTTGCATTTGCAGAGTTGTTTCTTAGCAGATATCAGGAAGTGTTGATTCAGCTCTTATTTCTAAATTACGTAGGGAATATCTAACCTACATAACGGATTTTATCTCCCTCTCTTCATTTTGGATGCATTAGCTAAAAGGAGCATGGTAACTGTGCAGTCTCATTTTGCTTTTGCCTATAAGTATTTGCCCTGTTAGCCAGCAGGAGGCGTTTGGAAAAAAGAGAAGCTTAAGGCAGAATTAACTTCCTATCCATTGCCTCCTCTACCATCTTGGGCCAGCTCTGtttcctgttctgcagctgcaCGCTGGCATTGTTGACACGGTGCTGGGTGTCCGAGTGCGTTGCCCTGGCTGGTCCAGGCACTGTGGGAACAGGTTGGGGGAATAGTGAGCTAGAGGTGCCCATTTTGAGCGTGTGCTTTTTCTGTTCTACAGCCCAAAGAGGTTCAAATGAAGATGGTAATTCCCATGTCTGCAGCTTCTGGGGTCTCCTCCCAGCCTGTTCCCCCTCTCTCGCTGCCCTGCTGTCACCTCCCTTTCCGTCAGCAGGCTGTGGGACAGTGGGGATCTCTTCTGCCCAGATGGTCCGCATGAGCTCTTTCCCTGGGGAACGTGGGGTGTGCAGCAGAGGATGGGGGAATTGGCAGAGCTGACAGTGCCCTtccttgctctgctctcctgcagttTCGCAGCCATTTTTCTGCAAGCCCTTTGGGGGGCTGTACTCCCTGCCTTACCTGGGGGAGCAGCCGACCAAGGCTGCAGAGGCCCTGAGCCGTGCCGAGTGGTGGGAGCTGCTCTTCTTCGTGAAGAAGCTGGAAGCGCAGGAGCAGGAAGAGATCACCTGTCTCATCCAGGGAGAGCAGGTATTGGCCAGAGCCTGCagtggggaagcaggagggagggagtgagggaGAACATTAGGGAAGGGACCGGGCCCGGAGGAGGAGACGGCAAGCATGAGCTGTGCAGGGACAGCCTGAATGGGGAAGAAATGGGACTGAAATGGGATGGCGAAAGCGTGGGGAGCTGGGCACAGTAAAGGGGTGAGGACAGATGAGAGGAAACACAGTCTCCCATGACCCTGTGTCCAGCAAGGTTTGGGTAGGCGAGGCATGCCCGTGGGGTGATTCTGCCAGTTGCGATTGGGTGGTGAGTGCAGCTGGGAGGTCTGGGCTGGTGGTAGTTGgtttggggacagcaggggaggGTGGCACTGGGGAATGGCCCTGGGGGCCTCTGGCGATCAGCCTTTCTGTCCGTTCTGGCAGTGGCTGTCACAAGGGGTGTGGGGTCTGTGGTGAGTCCGTGAGGGTTAACTTGACCCCATGGGTCCAGCTGTCTGAGGTGGACGAAGAAGCCCTGCTCCAGCTGTCGGTACCTGTGGAGCTGGCCCAGAAGGTGCTGCGGGTCTTGGAGAAGCGGTGTCAGGGCAGCGCTCAGCGTGACTTGCGCGGCTCCCACATCTACGCCAAATACTTCCTTGGTAGCGGGGCCGAGCAGGATGGTGGGGGGAGCGCCGCGGTGTCTTCGGAgggtgctggctgcaggagcacTGGCCCTGAAGCCATGATGGCCAAGGCAATGAAGGAAGACCTTTCCGCAGCCACagtgctgcccccagcccccgctGCAGTGGCGAAGTCGGATTCCCAGCTGTTCAGTGAGCTCCTTGAGAGAGAAGGGCTGTTCTTCCGAGAGGCGACGGAGGAGCAGATCAAAGGTAATTGCCTGCTACGCGCTGGGGTACACGCATGGTGCTGGAGGCGGCTCCGTTGCCTCGACGGAGGAAGAGTCTGGGCAGGGTATGGAAGGCAAGGTGCCTGGAggtggcctggggagggggggacctgtgggtgctgggtctgTGAGTGCATGGCACCCTGGGAGTTGCTGGGTGTGTTACTGCTGCCCTGACGCCTgcacccctgcctccctcccgccAGTGTTGGGCAGCTCCGAGGGGGTGAGCGAGAGGGGCTGGCTGGCCAAGGTTGCAGCCATGGTGGACGTGATCCAGAGCAGGAGCTCAGAGGTGGGGCTGCGCTTAGCCGGGCTCAAGCACATCATGAAGATCCTGGAGGAGGAGCCTGAGCCTGAGCAGCAAGTCGGCAAAGCCCAGGGCGGGCTGGGGACCAGGAGTGTTGGGTGAGCTGTGGGGTGCTGTGCACCCCtcctgctggctggggagggccaTGTCGGCAGGGTGGGGGACAGCGATGGAGGCAGGAGTGCGGGAGGTGGCAGTGGAAGTGTGAAGGCTGGTATGTCCCTGTGTGCTCATCAAGAAGAGAGGTGGATCTTGTGTCCCTTTGTTCCGGGCAGTCTCACTCCTGGGGCTGACCCAGCAGCAGTAGAGCCAtgtgggcagggagaaggagTCTGGCAGGGCCTGGGATGCCAGCGTGCCAGCAGCAGTGCCAAGAGGCTCCTCCTGAGGCGTCCTTTCCCGTGCAGGGAGAAGCTGGTGAAGGTGGCAGTGGAGCTGCTGAGCACTGAGGTGGCAgagaaggccctggtggtgctgatGCTGCGGCTGCTGGCTGTGCTCATGGTGAAGCATGACTGGCGCGTGCCGTTTGCCACGGAGGGCGGTGTGCGGGCTGTGCTGGCCTGCATGCATCAGCATGCCTCCTCCGCCCTGGTGCAGCAGGCTGGCCTGGCAGTGAGTGTGGCAGAGGGAGTGCTGTAGGTGGGCGGGCAGGGTGCAGGCTCCAGGAATGGCGGAGATGCCCGCTGCCCTCCTGACTGCTGTTGACCTTGCAGGCCCTGAAGGTGCTGGTGGGAGCTGTGGCTGGCGagccaggaggtgctggtgggaAGCCCTTGCCCCTGAACCATGCCGACGCGCAGATGATGCGGGAGATCTTTGCCAGCATCGGCTCTGCCTCCAGCGAGGGCTCGGCAAGCCTGCTGAGTGCCATCCCTGCTGCCATGAGCACCATGCAGAGGGTCCCAGGGTAGGGGCAGAGTGGGGACAGTGGCTGGGTGTGGGGGGACCCTctgcgggggcgggaggggcacAGTGGGCAAGGCAGGCAGGTGGCTTGTGGGTGCAGGGGAAGCTCCGTGCTTGGGGGAGGAAGGCGCCCGCATCGCTCTGTCCCTGCAGGGGCTCCTCAGGCGTGCAGAACGGCTTGCTGGTGGTGAACATGCTGATCGACGGCCACCAGGGCCTGGCGGAACAGCTGGCAAGCTGCGATctccccacggtgctgcagagctgctggtgggatGGGCAGAGCACTGGCTGCCCTCACGCGATGCTCGCCCTCAGTGTGATCAACCGCCTTGCGGAGCACCGGCGACCCCTGGGCCCAGAGACAGCAGGTAGCGTGCTGCCCGCACCCCCTGCCATGCCACGGCCCCACGgatgcagcaggcagggctgcctctcctgccagggcagagcaccCCAGTGGCGCCTCTCAAGCGAGTGCCTGGGCTGGGCCCATGTGTCCTTGTCGTGGCAGGCAGAGAGGCCCCACTGGACCTGAGGGATGTGCGGACGCTTCTGGGTGGTCTGGGGGATGGCATCTTGTCCAAGGACGCGGTAGTGGCCCTGGAGCGGCAGCTCTGCAGTGAAGGCGCCGTCCCCTCTGGCGaggcagcccagctgctgcaggaccacAGGTGCTTCAGGCTACTGCTGCGCAGCTTTGAGCTGCTGGGGGCGGAGAAGGCCGTGAGTCTGAGCATCCTCAGGTGGGTCCAGGGGGATTTGGTGGGGGTCTGGGGCCTCCGCAGCAGGTGTGTGAGTGCTGGTGGTGATGTTGGGGGGACACGGCGCATGTTTGTGGGTCCTGGTGGGGCTGTTCTTCTTCACCAGGGGCAGAGGCAGGTGCACCCCAGCACATATGCGGGTGCTGATTGGGGTGTCCTGGGGCGCAGGGCCAGGTAGGGACAGAGCAGCACGagcctgggtgctggtggggtgtCGGAGGTGCCTGGGGAGCCTTGGCTCCCAGTCCCTGTGGGGTGCTGGCCTTCCTGGTGgggcagggaagcagggctgCCTCTGGCAGCGCTGTGTGTCTGCCCTGGCTTGAGTGGGCCCTTTCTGTCACTCAGGATCCTGAACAAGTTCCTGGACGGTTACCGGGAGGATGTGCTGCCCTGGCATGAGTGTGTGGAGCCCTGTTTGTCCTCCCTGAGTGCCCACAGCAGCGACCGGGAGGTGAGCGGGCCCTGGGACTCCCAGCAGGCAGGGGCGGCTTTGCTGGCTGTGCCGTGCATCGGCCAGGCCTGGCGTTGGTGAAGCaggggccctgcctgcagcagcctggccttGTTGTGGCCAGCGCgctgggagaggtggggagcagctgtcccggccgtggcCGTGGCCCGGTGGCTGGCGTGCCCAGCACCGTGCCTGGCCAGGCTCTCACGGGCGCTGCTGCAGTGTCGGGGTGGGAGGGGATGGAGCGCTGCAGCATCCCGCTGCTGGGGCCTGGCGGGTTCCCGGCGCCAGCCCGGCCACTCATGGCTGCCTGCTCAGCAGGTGGTGCAGGAGGTCGTTGGCTTCCTGCACCGCCTGGCCACTGCCAGCAAGGACTGCGCGGTGGTGATGTGCCGTGTGGGCACCCGCGAGGCTCTGTCCAAAGCCCTGGACAAGCACAGCACGGCCCCGTCGCTGGCACCAGCCCTGCTCGACCTGGTGATTGACTGTGAGAAGTATGCCAGCCTCTACAAAAAGCTGACGACCAGCATCTTGGCTGGCTGCATCCAGGTGGGCCTGGGGAGGCCCGGCTGCGCTGGGGCTCTGGGTCTTGGGGCCGTCTAGCTGTCCCCAGCACCGAGGGGCAGCcttctgctctctgcctgctgcagccctgcggtGGGCGAGAGGAGGAGGACCCAGGGCCCCCAGTAAGAGCATTGCCCCATCCTGTAGCTGGTCCTGGGGCAGATTGAAGAGCACCGCCGGAGCCACCAGCCCATCAGCATCCCCTTCTTTGACGTCTTTCTGCGCAACCTGTGCCGAGGTGAGTgcggggagcgggagctggagccCTGTGCCTGGCACGTGCTGGCCTGGCGGCTGGAGGCTCCACGTGCTCTCCCCACAGGCTCCAGCGTGGAGGTGAAGGAGGACAAGTGTTGGGAGAAGGTGCAGGTCTCCTCCAACCCCCACCGGGCCAGCAAGCTCACGGACAGGAACCCCAAGACCTACTGGGAGTCGAACGGCAGCACCGGCTCCCACTTCATCACTGTCCACATGCAGCGTGGTGTGGTGGTCAGGTGGGGCtgggccaggagggctggggggcctTGGGGCCAGGAGGGCCAGCGGCTGTGCGAGGAGGAGGGGGCTTTGGTGATCTGTGTGAGCCCTACCCCCATGGTCCCCATCCTGGGGGTTGCTGGATGTGGGCAGCAgtgcatggggctggcaggggccagggcagggaggtggggacTGCTGGGCAGCACCATGATTGCTGCGCTGCAGGGAGATGAGCATGCTGGTGGCCAGCGAGGACTCCAGCTACATGCCGGCCCGTGTCGTGGTGCTGGGGGGAGACAGCCCTGCCACCATCAGAACTGAGCTCAACGTGGTGAGTCTCGCACAGGCTGCTCAGGCCATGGGGCCCCATGGGAGCGGTGGGCTAGTCCTTGCTGTGCCCCGTGAAGGTCTCGCCCTGGTGCTGGGGCCCTGGGAGGTGCCCCACAGGGAGGTGGGGGTGGCATGAGCTGTGCTGCGGGAGCCTCCTCCTGGCTGTAGGCAGTGGGTGCTGGAGACTTGGGCAtgggcagccctgcagcccagtCTGCAGCAGGGTGGTGTGCTGGGGCTGTGAGCCAGAAGGGGCCCTGGTGGGGGGTGCCCTGTGGCTGTgtaggggctgctgggggggacaGAGGCTGTGGCTTTGATGAGGCATGGCCAGGGGAGTGTGCAGGGTGGCTGGCGCTCGCTGTGTGGTGTGCTGAGGGCTCGCTGTCTGCTTGCAGGTGACCGTCCTGCCCTCAGACAGCAGAGTGATCCTGCTGGAGAACATGACCCGCTTCTGGCCCGTCATCCAGATCCGAGTGAAGCGGTGCCAGCAGGTAGGGGAGCAGGGGGCCGGGCCAGGGAGCTGGCAGTGTGGGGCATCAGGGCTATGCCTGAGGAGCTGAGGGTTGTGCTTTCCCGTAGGGCGGCATTGACACACGTGTGCGTGGCATCGAGGTGCTGGGTCCCAAGCCCACTCTCTGGCCCATCTTCAAGGAGCAGCTGTGTCGGCGGACGTTCCTCTCCTGCACTGCTCGGGCTCATGCCTGGTGCCAGGAGATCTGCCGGGACCGGGGGCGACTGCTGCAGCTCTTTGGCAGGTGAGTTGTCTCCTGGCTGCGCCATCGCATCCCTGGTgtcccagggcctggggggatGGTGCTGGCAGCCCGCAAGGGGACTGTAGGGCCAGGAGAGGAGCAGCCGGGTGTCCCACCTGGATAGGGAGGGGCCTTCGCTCCTCCCTGGCCACCAGTGGTCCCGGAGGGCCAGGGCCTCTTTGGGGTCCCCCAGGTTTAAGCTGGGCACGTGGGCACAGCTAACCCACCAGAGAGGTGCCCCACAGGGGCCGGCGCATCCTGAGGTCGGTCAGGCGCAGGTCGGTCAGGCACAGGCAGGATCTCACGGCCACAGGCGCCGCACAGCCACCCAGTTTGGCAAGGGCCCCAAGGCCCAGTgcaggcagggcctgggggcAGTGAGGGGCCCTGGCTGCTGGGGGCGAGTGGGGCTGCTGAGCCGTCATGCCTGGCAAGGGGGGGGGCACGGAGCAACCgctgagctctgctttcctgaggGAGTCCCCCCGGCCACCGGCAGGTGCCCAGCAGCACTGTGTGCTGCCCAGTCGCTGTTGCAGGCTGAACCGGGCGCTGCAGCATGAGCAGGGCTTCGCCGACCGCTTCCTTCCTGACGACGAGGCAGCCCGGGCCTTGGGCAGGACGTGCTGGGAGGCCCTGGTGAACCCCTTGGTGCAGAGCATCACCAGCCCAGGTACCCTGCGCTCTCCCGGGCCCGTCCGTGCCATGCCCCAGGCTGAGGCACCCTGCTCTGAGTCTGATTGGCCTCGCAGACCCCCACGGCGTCAGCCCCCTGGCCTGGTTGCTGAGCGAGTACCTGGAGAGCGTGGAGCCACCACGCCACACCACAAGCCGCGGTGCTGTCTTTGGTTCCTGTGTGCGGCGCCTGACCCAGCTCCTGGTGCACGTGGACCCTGGTAGCCCAGAGCCAGAGGAGGCAAGAGCAGGTGGTGAGCGAGGGGCTGCCCTCCCATGGGGCTGGGAGGACGGTGGCCCAGAGTGCCAGGCTGCGGCCGTGGGAATCTGCTGGGGAGCTCTGGGGAGGGCCCTGTGGCATAGGAGGCTCCCGAGCCAGGAAGGCTCATGCCCCCACAGTGGCCGTGCCTCCTGGCATCTCCTCTGCCCTGCGCCccccagggagagggggaggctgCTGGCGGTCAGTGTGTGGAGCCTGCCCACGGAGCCACGCTGAGCCCAGGGGTGTTCCTTGGcaggtgggaaggagaggaagaacaagGAGGTGCCGCCCAGGGCTGCAAAGATGGTGGTGAAGTCGAGCGGCCTGTGGGGCATCTCGCAGTGCTGGCGTGGCGTGGTGCAGCAGCAGGTAGAGCTTGGAGGGCCGGCCATGGGGACCGGAGAGGGCGTGTGGGACCCCGCACCAGGACCTACACCCTGGTGGCGCCCTGGGAGCGTGGTGAGGGCGCGGGGCTGTACCTGGCCTCCACATGGCCCGAGGATTGTGGGGACAGCCCTGCTGCGCTTGCCACCCTGGCAGGGCTCAGGCGTCAGCCGGGCCCTGTGCCCAGGCTAGTGCTGCAGGCTGCGAGAAAGGTACAGTGTCGGGCTACTTATTtcctgctgggctgctgctgcacttctgtcctgcccccgcagcccctgcccagcccttggGGCTGTGCTCCCACCTCACCACAAGCTCTTGGTAGCCTGCAGCAGCAAGCACCAGGGCCCTCTACTCGGTTCCTGCCTGGGACCAGGGCAGTTGGTGTTGGCAGGGTGAGGCTGGGGCTGTGAATGTTCCCGCGGGCCATGGGCGCGTCCCGCTGCGGGGCTCACCCCTCCCGCGGCGCGTCCCGCTGCGGGGCTCACCCCTCCCGCGGCGCGTCCCGCTGCGGGGCTCACCCCTCCCGCGGCGCGTCCCGCTGCGGGGCTCACCCCTCCCGCGGCGCGTCCCGCTGCGGGGCTCACCCCTCCCGCGGCGCGTCCCGCTGCGGGGCTCACCCCTCCCGCGGCGCGTCCCGCTGCGGGGCTCACCCCTCCCGCGGCGCGTCCCGCTGCGGGGCTCACCCCTCCCGCGGCGCGTCCCGCTGCGGGGCTCACCCCTCCCGCGGCGCGTCCCGCTGCGGGGCTCACCCCTCCCGCGGCGCGTCCCGCTGCGGGGCTCACCCCTCCCGCGGCGCGTCCCGCTGCGGGGCTCACCCCTCTCGCGGCGCGTCCCGCAGGTGCAGTGGTTCCTggaagcagcagggcaggcaCCGGATCTTGTGGAGCGATACTGTGGGCTGTACCAGCGCCTGCGTGGTGCCACGGAGGAGCTCTTTGGGCAGCAGGCCAGCTTTGTGCTGGCCCTGGGCCAGGGATTTGCAGGGGCTTTGCTGCAGCTCTCCTTCCTTACCACCCTGCACGTGAGTCGAGGGAGCATGGcatcagtgccggggccccaggcgCAGGCTGGGGAGGCTGCCCTGGCCCACAGCCTTGGGGTGAGCTCTGGGTGGGCGGTGTCCTGGCCCACCACCGAGCCACGGAGCTCTGCCCTGTGGCGGCCCTGGACGGTGGGTGCCCAACTGTGGGTGCATGGTGCTTGTCGCGGCGTGGCCCCGGCCCTGGTGCACTCCTGCCTCAGGCTGGTGCCTGGGCACCCTCGGCCCCTGCCCGAGAGCCCCAGGGTTTCCCACCTGCTCCCGCGCAGGGACATCCCCTCAGTCTGGCCCTGCGGCCACCCACTAAGCCCCCTCCGCAGCCAGACCTGTCCCTCTGCAGGTGAGTGAGCAGTTTGCCCGCTACCTTGATGGGAAGATCCAGGAGCTCCATGGGGCTGCTGGCAGTGCAGGGCCATTGCAGCAGATCCTGGAGCCCTTCGTTGTCTTCAGTGGCCTGGAGCTCGCCCACACCTTCGAGCACTTCTACCGGTGAGGGGTGCCATGTCTCTACAGGACCAGAGGGCCTGGTGTGGCATGGTGTGGTGTAGCAGGGGAGGTGCAGGTGGCGCTGAGGCTGTGGCGGTGGTGCTCCCGCTTTGCTTTTCCCGGCTCTGGCGTGTGGACGGGAAGGCTGTGAGGGCCCGTGGGTGCTGCCAGTCTGCAGAGGCACATTCTCTGCTGGTGACAGGGAGGGGAGACAGGTGCTGCCGGGCCCATGTGCCTTGGGGTGAGGCTGGGGCCGTCTCTGTCTCCTGGCGGGTGGCTAATGGCCACGGGGCTCGGGCCGGCCCCTGACCTGAGGCTGGCGGCTGTGGCAGGCACTACCTGGGGGACCGGCTCCTGGCGCAAGGGCTGTCTTGGCTGGAAGGAGCCATCGTGGAGCAGATCGGGCTGTGCTTCCCCAGCCGCTTCCCCCAAGAGATGCTGAGCAACTTGGCTGAGTCGGAGGAGCTCCAGCAGCAGTTTTACCTCttccagctgcaggagcaggacaagcggctgctggagctggaCACGGGCCTGGATGAGGTGAGCGTGTTGGTGGGGTGGGGAAGCTGGGGGCCACCCTTACAGGGATCCTGGGGCCTGTCCTGAGCTGTCCTCGTGTCCGCGTGCCCAGGCACTGGGGACGGCCTCGGCAGCAGATGTGCCAGAGGTGAAGGTGCTGGCCCTGTCCCCGCGCTGCTGGCCCATTTCCCCGTTCTGCTACATGGATGAACCTGGGAGGTTTTTCTCGGCGGCCCTGAGCTCCCCGCTGGATGAGTTTGCCAACTTCTGCAGGCGGAGTGAGTGTCGTGGCAGTGGGTGTGCGTGGGGGTCTCGCCGGGGCCCAGGCCCTCCACGGCAGCTCAGCCAGAAGTGGCAGGAGCGCTGGGGTGTGCTGGGAGTgcctggcagggctggccccTGGCCCTTGTGCTGATGCTGTCTCTGGCAGGCCAGGACCAGCTGGGCTGGGAGTGCACGAAGCCCCGGCGGTTGCAGTGGACGTGGCTGGGCCATGCCGAACTGCAGTTTGGCGACTGCGTCCTCCACGTGTCCACGCTGCAGATGTACATCCTGCTGTGCTTCAACAGCACCGAGGTAGGAGCCAGGGCCCCGGTGGGGTGAGGGAGGCAGCGGATGCTGGAGCGTAGCAGGGCCGTGTCCTCCCTTCCGGTGGGGTCTCCGGTGGTGTTTGGGGCACAAGCCCCCCCCTTGTTTGGCTGAGCCTGCAGCTGGTGGGTCTTGGCTGGCCGATCTCCTCTCATACCCTCCTGCAGGAGGTGGCTGTGGAGGCCCTGCTGCAGGCTACGGGGCTCCCTGCTGACCTAGTGCACCACGCACTGACACCGCTGACCCACGGCGAGGGCGTCCTGGAGCGGAGCTGCATGCCGGGAGGTgagtgtggggctggggcacccctggggaggtgctggtctgAGCCCCAAGGGGTGCTTGCAGGGGAAGTGAGTGGGCTGGGGTGAGTCTGTTTGTGCTTAGAGCGCAGGTCTGCGTGTCAGGTTGGGGCCTGAGGCTGTGTGTGGGGCTGGGGCGTGGGGCCGTGCATGGGGCATGGGTCAGCGTGGGTGGTTGGGTCTCAGGCctgtggggggggttggggacaggggCTAGGGGTTGTGCGTGCGGCTGTTGCTTGGGGCCATgtgtgggggacagggatggggctgaCACCTGTGAAGGCAGCAGTGGGAGGCCCAGGGTTGGGTCCAACAGCCACACGTGTGTCCTGGGGCTCCTTCAGGGCCCAGCTCAGGGCTTGGCTGACCCTGGGCCGGGTGCTAGCTCCAGGTGTGCTGCGGCTGAACCAGGCAGCCCTGGCCCATGCCTCTGGCCGCCAACTGAGGCTGCTGCCCCGGCAGAGGTACCTGCAGGCGGAAAGGGCTGAGGTCAGCGccctggaaaggaagaggaacatCCTCTGCTGCCTCATCACCCGCATCCTCAAGGTGGAGAAGCAGCTCCACATTGACAACCTGGTGTTTAGGGTATGGAGGGCTTGAGGGGCAGAGAGGGGCCGTCTGGGTGCTGCACTGCACTGCAATGTGGGGCTCCCTTGCTGCTGTAGGTGATTGATGCCTGTCAGAAGGGTGAATTGGGTCCAGGGCTGCAGTTCCTGAGCTTCTGCTGCCACAGTGTGGATGTGCTGTCCTGTGTCCTGCACCTCTTGAACCAGGGCTATCTCCGGCGCCAGGAGGAGAGGCCTCATGTCTTGGAATACATCTCTGTGGAGCCCACAACACCCCTTGGGGGCCAGGCACAGATGGTTTTCCAGAGCAGGCCACCAGAGGCATCTC
The genomic region above belongs to Calonectris borealis chromosome 3, bCalBor7.hap1.2, whole genome shotgun sequence and contains:
- the CUL9 gene encoding cullin-9 isoform X2, with product MHCTSTVRKNNCLAYSAASKHYYKAQENNLVLLLQRNCKISSWLAANSKEGTIEGAFPVMVDERHNGNLVVHLGPKLQACPEELIRQRRGHDGQPEYLIQWSIVSLEERAVGGSSASSAETKLENISLWMSAEEVCASCPALLGKRKLEGQWVKEEKAASPFTADVPLDETSLLEMKADVRSLVQRASRQMAETGAPESSILNTIHVLSAYASIGSLAGAFKETGALDLLMKMLCHKEKQIRRSAGKMLRALASHDAGSRAYVLLSLSQQDGIEQHVDFDGRYTLLELFAEMMSSEEHCMCFEGIHLPQIPGKLLFVLVKRYLCVTSLMDKLSSGMEQGGEQQDCAVPSLLTEERSRVKQEFEFSMAMANLILELVHVMGWDHSHKPELLPQQELRPRTTHSIFQPKTPTCTAAQMPMLTSNRGPHKKQGHAFLTPSDFTDRSGYVEYLQAKLVRGMRVRLLEDCGNVRAGEEGEFLQSTNSMHTVQVLWQSTGRTYWMHWHMLEIIGFGDQWEDPATQEKEYSLIESFNVDTAQRGSNEDVSQPFFCKPFGGLYSLPYLGEQPTKAAEALSRAEWWELLFFVKKLEAQEQEEITCLIQGEQLSEVDEEALLQLSVPVELAQKVLRVLEKRCQGSAQRDLRGSHIYAKYFLGSGAEQDGGGSAAVSSEGAGCRSTGPEAMMAKAMKEDLSAATVLPPAPAAVAKSDSQLFSELLEREGLFFREATEEQIKVLGSSEGVSERGWLAKVAAMVDVIQSRSSEVGLRLAGLKHIMKILEEEPEPEQQVGKAQGGLGTRSVGEKLVKVAVELLSTEVAEKALVVLMLRLLAVLMVKHDWRVPFATEGGVRAVLACMHQHASSALVQQAGLAALKVLVGAVAGEPGGAGGKPLPLNHADAQMMREIFASIGSASSEGSASLLSAIPAAMSTMQRVPGGSSGVQNGLLVVNMLIDGHQGLAEQLASCDLPTVLQSCWWDGQSTGCPHAMLALSVINRLAEHRRPLGPETAGREAPLDLRDVRTLLGGLGDGILSKDAVVALERQLCSEGAVPSGEAAQLLQDHRCFRLLLRSFELLGAEKAVSLSILRILNKFLDGYREDVLPWHECVEPCLSSLSAHSSDREQVVQEVVGFLHRLATASKDCAVVMCRVGTREALSKALDKHSTAPSLAPALLDLVIDCEKYASLYKKLTTSILAGCIQLVLGQIEEHRRSHQPISIPFFDVFLRNLCRGSSVEVKEDKCWEKVQVSSNPHRASKLTDRNPKTYWESNGSTGSHFITVHMQRGVVVREMSMLVASEDSSYMPARVVVLGGDSPATIRTELNVVTVLPSDSRVILLENMTRFWPVIQIRVKRCQQGGIDTRVRGIEVLGPKPTLWPIFKEQLCRRTFLSCTARAHAWCQEICRDRGRLLQLFGSRCCRLNRALQHEQGFADRFLPDDEAARALGRTCWEALVNPLVQSITSPDPHGVSPLAWLLSEYLESVEPPRHTTSRGAVFGSCVRRLTQLLVHVDPGSPEPEEARAGGGKERKNKEVPPRAAKMVVKSSGLWGISQCWRGVVQQQVQWFLEAAGQAPDLVERYCGLYQRLRGATEELFGQQASFVLALGQGFAGALLQLSFLTTLHVSEQFARYLDGKIQELHGAAGSAGPLQQILEPFVVFSGLELAHTFEHFYRHYLGDRLLAQGLSWLEGAIVEQIGLCFPSRFPQEMLSNLAESEELQQQFYLFQLQEQDKRLLELDTGLDEALGTASAADVPEVKVLALSPRCWPISPFCYMDEPGRFFSAALSSPLDEFANFCRRSQDQLGWECTKPRRLQWTWLGHAELQFGDCVLHVSTLQMYILLCFNSTEEVAVEALLQATGLPADLVHHALTPLTHGEGVLERSCMPGAPGVLRLNQAALAHASGRQLRLLPRQRYLQAERAEVSALERKRNILCCLITRILKVEKQLHIDNLVFRVIDACQKGELGPGLQFLSFCCHSVDVLSCVLHLLNQGYLRRQEERPHVLEYISVEPTTPLGGQAQMVFQSRPPEASPDEDSRDCLYWLNPGIGRSEEFLMAMLHVPMGHTLSPEEAKLLMNQTVQQVQDTLSIPDDVARHLLMHCRWNVDFLIQCYVENRETLLISSGLQVQDAQPPPSPGTHCPVCVNHLCPTEQPPTLCCMHYCCKPCWSEYLTTRIEQNMVVNCTCPISECRAQPTTAFICSIISSEEIIAKYEKALLRGYVECCSNLTWCTNPQGCDQILLKDGFGYGAACSKCSWISCFNCNFPEAHYPASCSHMSQWVDDDGYYEGMTSEAQSKHLAKLISKHCPSCQAQIEKNEGCLHMTCAKCNHGFCWRCLKPWRPIHKDYYNCSAMVSKAAWQEKRFQDYNERCTFHHHAREFAVTLRNRVSSISEMPKIRTLTFVLDACKVLEQARKVLAYSCVYSYYNQDTESMDIVEQQTESLELHTNALQILLEEALLHYQDLASSLQLLKAEHFSAGLELVHQIKERLFAILWHSTQDFHVGLQTLADPGQRKVNLSNVPTSAPACIGPKHTILCDSPNTDEGGKEVEDEEYEPQWQEDYDDDDDLEEDNFLFDDESDNLDCDSYFDDDDAYD